A genomic segment from Luteolibacter ambystomatis encodes:
- a CDS encoding ClcB-like voltage-gated chloride channel protein — MTEADGTAGMSKFIRRLVRVRIWLGERLRFNELQATLLWAAIIGFLGAWTSIAFKEATEWLHHLFTGFHQTEIASFKSMPTWRRLLIPTIGGLLAGLTLLFRTRFKAQANSTDYMEAVVVGDGNLSVRVSLVKSVSAWFSGASGASIGREGPLVQLSSLVASVLGRWLKFPLARKRQLVACGAAAGIASAYHAPIAGAFFVAEIVLGSVAMEAFGPLVISSVIATLTIRAHEGDAAILEGGEAFTLHSNAELLPYVGLGIACGLATPMFLSLMKGGERAFSLLKAPVWVKLALGGLIVGAITVFRPEVVGNGRELVIDVLTKPWAWQALAVVLICKLLATAATFGSGAVGGVFTPTLFAGAAFGYLFGIAMCSLFPAWGMEPGAFGLIGMGAFLAAATGAPVMAIIMIFELTLNYQILMPVMLASVVAYYICRSLKPETLYGEALKRKGAAAVAQHLATLKVGDLMTPDTGTLSPNATFGEVARAFLQSRHEFLHIVHDNRFLGVVSLHDIKPYLDQPELESLLIARDVMRDDFTRLQPDQTMNEALELFGQAEAERLPVTAITGELLGAVTKTDVLLFLAGKPKKQAVAA; from the coding sequence ATGACCGAAGCGGACGGCACGGCCGGCATGAGCAAATTCATACGTCGGCTGGTCCGCGTGCGGATCTGGCTGGGCGAGCGCCTCCGCTTCAATGAACTCCAGGCCACCCTGTTGTGGGCCGCGATCATCGGCTTCCTTGGAGCTTGGACGTCCATTGCGTTCAAGGAAGCAACCGAGTGGCTGCACCACCTGTTCACCGGATTCCATCAGACGGAAATTGCGAGCTTCAAATCCATGCCGACATGGCGGCGGCTGCTGATCCCGACCATCGGTGGTTTGTTGGCCGGACTCACGCTCCTTTTCCGCACCCGCTTCAAAGCACAGGCCAATTCCACCGACTACATGGAGGCCGTGGTCGTCGGAGATGGGAACCTCTCGGTGCGGGTCAGCCTGGTGAAATCCGTTTCAGCGTGGTTCTCCGGCGCTTCCGGCGCGTCGATCGGTCGCGAAGGCCCCCTGGTCCAGCTCTCCTCGCTGGTGGCTTCGGTCCTCGGCCGATGGCTGAAGTTCCCGCTCGCGCGCAAGCGCCAGCTCGTGGCCTGCGGTGCGGCTGCCGGTATCGCCAGCGCCTACCACGCCCCCATCGCCGGAGCGTTTTTCGTGGCGGAGATCGTGCTGGGATCGGTGGCGATGGAAGCCTTCGGCCCTCTGGTGATCTCCTCGGTCATCGCCACCTTGACCATCCGCGCCCACGAGGGCGATGCGGCGATCCTGGAAGGCGGTGAAGCCTTCACGCTGCATTCCAACGCGGAATTGCTGCCTTATGTGGGACTGGGTATCGCCTGCGGTCTGGCCACGCCGATGTTCCTATCGCTGATGAAGGGCGGCGAACGCGCGTTTTCGCTGCTGAAAGCACCGGTCTGGGTGAAGCTGGCGCTCGGTGGGCTCATTGTCGGCGCGATCACGGTGTTTCGTCCGGAAGTAGTTGGAAACGGCCGCGAACTGGTGATCGACGTTCTGACCAAGCCTTGGGCATGGCAGGCACTGGCCGTCGTGCTCATCTGCAAGCTGCTGGCCACAGCAGCCACTTTCGGCTCCGGCGCGGTGGGCGGTGTATTCACGCCCACGCTCTTCGCTGGTGCGGCATTCGGCTACCTGTTCGGCATCGCCATGTGCTCCTTATTCCCGGCATGGGGCATGGAGCCCGGAGCATTCGGCCTGATCGGAATGGGAGCTTTCCTTGCTGCGGCAACCGGTGCGCCGGTGATGGCCATCATCATGATCTTTGAGCTGACGCTCAACTATCAGATCCTGATGCCGGTGATGCTGGCCAGTGTGGTGGCCTACTACATCTGCCGTTCTTTGAAACCCGAAACCCTCTATGGCGAGGCGCTCAAGCGCAAGGGTGCCGCCGCTGTCGCACAGCATCTCGCCACGCTCAAGGTCGGCGACCTGATGACGCCGGACACCGGCACACTCTCGCCGAATGCCACCTTCGGCGAAGTCGCCCGAGCCTTCCTCCAGAGCCGTCACGAGTTCCTGCACATCGTCCACGACAACCGCTTCCTCGGCGTGGTTTCGCTGCACGACATCAAGCCCTACCTCGACCAACCCGAGTTGGAATCGCTGCTGATCGCGCGTGATGTGATGCGCGACGACTTCACCCGCCTCCAGCCGGACCAGACGATGAACGAGGCGCTCGAACTCTTCGGCCAGGCCGAAGCCGAACGTCTGCCGGTCACCGCGATCACTGGTGAACTGCTCGGAGCGGTGACGAAGACGGATGTGCTGCTGTTCCTCGCCGGGAAGCCGAAGAAACAGGCGGTGGCGGCGTAG
- a CDS encoding entericidin A/B family lipoprotein: protein MKPSLRSLLKIALAALAGAALSSCGTVAGFGHDVHKAGRAIERTANS, encoded by the coding sequence ATGAAACCGTCCCTTCGTTCCCTTCTCAAGATCGCCCTCGCTGCCCTTGCCGGAGCCGCCCTCAGTTCCTGCGGTACCGTCGCTGGCTTCGGCCACGATGTTCACAAGGCCGGGCGTGCGATCGAACGCACCGCCAACAGTTGA
- a CDS encoding FdhF/YdeP family oxidoreductase: MKPDVPDARPPVEDPGDLQVKPPKTWAVGFPAVASAMSQIVMKSGLRGTRALLDLNQSGGFDCPSCAWPDPDHHRSIAEFCENGAKAVASEAMGKTIGREFFAAHSVEQLAEQSDAWHDLQGRLTEPMLLEEGVTHYQPVGWDRAFAILAEELRALVSPNEALFYTSGRASNEAAFLYQLFARAYGTNNLPDCSNMCHESSGTALKAAIGVGKGTVTLEDFLEAETILCVGQNPGTNHPRMLTTLAQAVANGAKLVAVNPLKEAGLTGFAHPQEVLGLLGRTSPLASTYLQVRVNGDLALFRGVAKAILSVGAEDVPFLCEHVSGYESYRSQVEGTAWEEIETLSGIARVKIEELAALMVRGERRVITCWAMGLTQHRNAVATIREITNVHLLLGAIGRPGAGLCPVRGHSNVQGDRTVGIWEKMPESFMEALDQQAGIVSPREHGHDTVASILAMHRSEAKVFFALGGNFAQATPDTDFTAAALRNCRLTCHVSTKLNRSHLVHGRRALILPCLGRTDRDHGRFVSCENSMGVVQSSEGRLEPVSTELLSECEIVARMAEAVAGDVGNIRWRWLVEDYDRIRDWIEAVVPGFESYNERVRQPGGFYLPNAAKERRWNTDTGKANFAAGPLDAFTPAPGCLILQTIRSHDQFNTTIYGMNDRYRGIGHARRIVLVNPDDLAERGFKTGDLVDLISVWEDGERVAPRFQAIAYDMPRGSAAAYFPEANALVPVRSTAEGSNTPTSKSISVRITASC; the protein is encoded by the coding sequence GTGAAGCCCGATGTGCCCGATGCCCGCCCGCCCGTGGAGGACCCCGGCGATTTACAGGTCAAACCGCCGAAGACCTGGGCCGTGGGCTTTCCGGCGGTGGCCTCGGCGATGTCCCAGATTGTGATGAAATCCGGCCTGCGCGGCACCCGTGCCCTGCTGGATCTCAACCAGTCCGGCGGATTTGATTGCCCGAGCTGTGCATGGCCGGACCCGGATCACCACCGCTCGATTGCGGAATTCTGCGAGAACGGAGCCAAGGCGGTTGCTTCCGAAGCGATGGGAAAGACCATCGGACGGGAGTTTTTCGCCGCGCATTCGGTGGAGCAGTTGGCGGAACAGAGCGATGCCTGGCACGATTTGCAGGGACGTTTGACGGAGCCGATGCTGCTGGAGGAGGGAGTCACCCATTACCAGCCGGTGGGCTGGGATCGCGCGTTTGCAATTCTGGCTGAAGAGCTGAGGGCACTCGTCTCGCCGAATGAGGCGCTGTTCTACACCTCCGGCCGCGCGAGCAACGAGGCGGCCTTTCTCTATCAACTTTTCGCCCGCGCCTACGGGACGAACAACCTGCCGGACTGCTCGAACATGTGCCACGAATCGAGCGGCACCGCGTTGAAGGCCGCCATCGGGGTCGGCAAGGGCACGGTGACGCTGGAGGATTTTTTGGAGGCGGAGACCATCCTCTGTGTGGGGCAGAATCCCGGGACGAATCATCCGCGGATGCTCACCACGCTGGCGCAAGCTGTGGCGAATGGCGCGAAGCTGGTCGCGGTGAACCCGCTGAAGGAAGCGGGCCTCACGGGGTTCGCGCATCCACAGGAGGTATTGGGCTTGCTCGGGAGGACTTCGCCCTTGGCGTCCACCTACCTGCAGGTGCGGGTGAATGGGGATCTAGCGTTGTTCCGTGGTGTCGCGAAGGCGATTCTGTCCGTGGGAGCGGAGGATGTTCCTTTCCTCTGCGAGCATGTATCCGGTTACGAGAGTTATCGTAGTCAAGTGGAAGGGACGGCATGGGAGGAAATCGAGACGCTTTCCGGTATCGCACGAGTGAAGATCGAGGAGCTGGCGGCCCTGATGGTCCGCGGTGAGCGCCGCGTGATCACCTGCTGGGCGATGGGGCTTACCCAACACCGCAACGCGGTCGCCACGATCCGCGAGATCACGAACGTTCATTTGCTGCTCGGCGCGATCGGTCGTCCCGGGGCGGGGCTCTGTCCGGTGCGCGGACACAGCAACGTGCAGGGCGATCGCACGGTGGGCATTTGGGAAAAGATGCCGGAGTCCTTTATGGAGGCGTTGGATCAACAGGCGGGCATTGTTTCGCCGCGTGAGCACGGGCACGATACGGTGGCCTCCATTCTCGCGATGCACCGCAGCGAAGCAAAGGTGTTCTTCGCGTTGGGCGGGAACTTCGCGCAGGCCACGCCGGATACGGATTTTACCGCCGCGGCGCTGAGGAATTGCAGGCTTACCTGCCATGTCTCGACCAAGCTCAACCGCAGTCATTTGGTTCACGGTCGCCGCGCGTTGATCCTGCCATGCCTGGGGCGGACCGATCGCGATCACGGGCGGTTTGTTTCGTGCGAGAACTCGATGGGCGTGGTGCAGTCGTCGGAAGGGAGGCTTGAGCCGGTTTCAACGGAGCTGCTGAGCGAGTGCGAAATCGTGGCGCGAATGGCGGAGGCGGTTGCCGGTGACGTCGGCAACATCCGTTGGCGTTGGCTGGTGGAAGATTACGATCGTATCCGTGATTGGATTGAAGCGGTCGTGCCGGGTTTCGAGAGCTACAATGAACGTGTGCGCCAACCCGGTGGTTTCTACCTTCCGAATGCCGCAAAGGAACGGCGTTGGAACACCGACACAGGCAAAGCCAACTTTGCCGCCGGGCCGCTGGATGCCTTCACCCCCGCGCCGGGTTGCCTGATCCTCCAGACGATCCGCAGCCACGACCAGTTCAACACGACCATCTATGGCATGAACGACCGCTATCGTGGCATCGGTCACGCGCGGCGCATCGTGCTGGTGAATCCCGATGACCTGGCGGAACGCGGGTTCAAGACGGGTGATCTGGTCGACCTCATCAGTGTGTGGGAAGATGGCGAGCGCGTGGCCCCGCGCTTTCAAGCCATCGCCTATGACATGCCGCGTGGTTCTGCCGCGGCATATTTCCCGGAGGCGAATGCATTGGTGCCCGTGCGCAGCACGGCGGAAGGCAGCAACACGCCGACGAGCAAATCGATCTCGGTGCGAATCACGGCTTCATGCTGA
- a CDS encoding bifunctional folylpolyglutamate synthase/dihydrofolate synthase — MTYPEAIDWLFSTQMFGIKLGLEGPRNLLKEYLAFPKRGVKVIHVAGTNGKGSTCAMIDSVARAAGLRTGLFTSPHLVDYRERIQVSGQQIPEDGCAAMLTQLRGICEGLETHPTFFEITLALAMRWFSERECELIVLETGMGGRLDATTAVPADVCVVTPIGLDHTQWLGDTLELIAAEKAGIFIEGATAVSSPQEPAARFVLEKEANECRCPLTFVREPLLGYSIALAGPHQAWNAALALAALDAAAVPLSFDTVQYGLSHVKWPGRFERFPADCRPEIILDGAHNPHAAKVLAETWQQVFGDKKATLLFSAVSSKDISGILSLLTPLAGRILLCPVDTLRAVPTSELAAALPEGAMATEYATFDEALEASLAFNEPVLVAGSLFLVGEAKARLEGGEFQSSTQ; from the coding sequence ATGACCTATCCCGAAGCCATCGACTGGCTCTTCTCCACCCAGATGTTCGGCATCAAGCTGGGGCTGGAGGGACCTCGGAACCTGCTCAAGGAATACCTCGCCTTTCCGAAGCGCGGCGTGAAGGTCATCCATGTCGCCGGGACCAACGGCAAAGGTAGTACTTGCGCGATGATCGACAGCGTCGCACGCGCCGCGGGTCTCCGCACCGGTCTTTTCACTTCGCCGCACCTGGTCGATTACCGCGAGCGCATCCAGGTCTCCGGACAGCAGATCCCGGAGGACGGTTGCGCCGCTATGCTCACCCAACTGCGCGGCATCTGCGAGGGATTGGAAACCCATCCCACTTTCTTCGAAATCACTCTCGCGCTGGCGATGCGCTGGTTCAGTGAGCGCGAGTGCGAGTTAATCGTGCTGGAGACCGGCATGGGCGGCCGTCTCGATGCCACCACCGCCGTGCCTGCGGACGTTTGCGTGGTCACGCCGATCGGCCTCGACCACACCCAGTGGCTTGGCGACACGCTGGAACTCATCGCCGCCGAGAAAGCAGGCATTTTCATCGAAGGAGCCACTGCCGTTTCATCGCCACAGGAACCAGCCGCCCGATTCGTGCTGGAGAAGGAAGCGAACGAATGCCGCTGCCCGCTCACGTTCGTACGCGAGCCTTTGCTCGGCTACTCCATCGCGCTCGCCGGACCACATCAGGCATGGAACGCCGCGCTTGCCTTGGCCGCGCTCGATGCCGCTGCCGTGCCACTCAGTTTCGATACGGTCCAATACGGGCTCTCCCACGTAAAGTGGCCCGGGCGATTCGAACGCTTCCCGGCAGATTGCCGACCCGAGATTATCCTCGATGGTGCGCACAATCCCCATGCCGCGAAGGTGCTGGCGGAAACCTGGCAGCAGGTTTTCGGCGACAAGAAGGCCACGCTGCTGTTCAGCGCCGTCTCTTCGAAAGACATCTCCGGCATCCTCTCGCTGCTCACTCCGCTGGCCGGACGCATTCTTCTGTGCCCCGTCGATACGCTGCGCGCCGTACCAACTTCCGAACTCGCCGCCGCTCTGCCCGAGGGCGCGATGGCCACGGAATACGCCACCTTCGATGAGGCTCTCGAAGCCTCTCTTGCGTTCAACGAGCCCGTGCTTGTGGCCGGCTCCCTATTCCTCGTAGGCGAAGCCAAGGCACGCTTGGAAGGCGGCGAGTTTCAAAGCAGCACACAGTAG
- the rpe gene encoding ribulose-phosphate 3-epimerase, with product MIQRTFHDRVVAPSLLAADFSRVREEVTRAIHAGADWLHLDVMDGHFVDNISFGPAMVQTVHETNDIFLDVHLMISRPDHYLPRFVAAGADLITVHVEADHDVCDTLGRIRDAGCQAGLALNPATPFEAAIPYLKQIDLLLCMTVVPGFGGQAFMSEVLPKIEAAAKYRAEHGLAYHIEVDGGIDARTAALCGQAGANAMVAGSSTFRAPDMAYAVAEIRSA from the coding sequence GTGATCCAAAGAACGTTCCACGACCGGGTGGTGGCGCCGTCCTTGCTGGCGGCGGATTTTTCGCGTGTCCGTGAGGAAGTCACCCGCGCCATCCACGCCGGGGCCGACTGGCTGCATCTCGACGTGATGGACGGCCACTTCGTGGACAACATTTCCTTCGGCCCGGCGATGGTCCAGACGGTCCATGAGACCAATGACATCTTCCTGGACGTCCACCTGATGATTTCCCGGCCGGACCACTACCTGCCGCGCTTTGTGGCGGCGGGAGCGGACCTGATCACCGTCCATGTCGAGGCGGATCACGATGTCTGCGACACCCTCGGCCGCATCCGGGACGCCGGTTGCCAAGCCGGTCTGGCGCTCAATCCGGCGACGCCGTTCGAGGCGGCCATCCCCTATCTCAAGCAGATCGACCTGCTGCTGTGCATGACGGTAGTGCCGGGATTCGGCGGCCAAGCGTTCATGTCGGAAGTCCTGCCGAAAATCGAAGCGGCGGCGAAGTACCGTGCCGAACACGGGCTGGCGTATCACATCGAGGTGGACGGCGGCATCGACGCCCGCACTGCGGCCCTCTGCGGCCAAGCGGGCGCGAACGCGATGGTGGCAGGTTCCTCCACCTTCCGCGCGCCGGACATGGCCTACGCCGTGGCGGAAATCCGCTCGGCGTGA
- a CDS encoding PA2169 family four-helix-bundle protein: MNTTVAEPSAKSPDATEVRASRMLGDLIRVCRDGEDFHRSAAERCVSDSMRAHLMERSHQRAGFVAALQTLQRRHGGDSVRESGSVAAAHRTWNEMRDAFSPITDEAILSDLDAAEASAIQGYRNILNDFPAGLYPADAAVIAFHLREIGRSRDSLRALQTANLAG, from the coding sequence ATGAACACCACCGTCGCCGAGCCTTCCGCCAAATCCCCTGATGCCACCGAAGTCCGGGCGAGCCGGATGCTCGGCGATCTGATCCGTGTGTGCCGTGATGGCGAGGACTTCCATCGCTCGGCCGCCGAGCGTTGCGTGTCCGATTCGATGAGGGCCCACCTCATGGAGCGCTCGCATCAGCGAGCGGGTTTCGTGGCGGCGCTGCAAACTTTACAGCGCCGTCACGGGGGGGATTCCGTCCGGGAAAGCGGCTCCGTGGCGGCAGCACACCGGACTTGGAATGAAATGCGGGACGCTTTCTCCCCCATCACGGATGAGGCGATTCTCTCCGACTTGGACGCCGCCGAAGCCTCGGCGATCCAAGGCTATCGCAACATTCTCAATGATTTTCCGGCCGGACTCTACCCTGCGGACGCGGCGGTGATTGCCTTCCACCTGCGGGAAATCGGTCGCTCGCGCGACAGCCTCCGGGCGCTGCAAACTGCCAATTTGGCTGGCTGA
- a CDS encoding PTS sugar transporter subunit IIA: protein MSSPVLPPNAPLLLDLDVSTEDEAISAVIGLLEGNPEVLDQPAFAEAVFERQKINPPLLGNGIAMPHARTSQVKEVVFAMARCKQHVNFGENQTPVRLIFLYGIPPHRVAEHLATTAALARRLRDPEVVKQLLEAQDAVAFTQALA from the coding sequence ATGAGTTCACCCGTGTTGCCGCCGAATGCTCCACTCCTCCTCGATCTCGATGTTTCCACGGAAGACGAAGCGATCAGCGCGGTGATCGGCCTGCTGGAAGGCAACCCGGAAGTGCTCGACCAACCCGCCTTCGCCGAGGCCGTGTTCGAGCGGCAGAAGATCAATCCCCCGCTGCTCGGCAATGGCATCGCCATGCCCCATGCCCGCACCTCACAGGTGAAGGAGGTCGTCTTCGCGATGGCCCGCTGCAAGCAGCATGTGAACTTCGGGGAGAACCAGACGCCCGTGCGACTCATCTTCCTCTATGGCATCCCGCCCCACCGCGTGGCGGAACATCTGGCCACCACCGCCGCACTGGCCCGCCGCCTGCGCGATCCGGAAGTGGTGAAGCAACTGCTGGAGGCGCAGGACGCCGTGGCATTCACCCAAGCGCTCGCATGA
- a CDS encoding sigma-70 family RNA polymerase sigma factor: MTERPRNPEERMVGWIASHQAALHRYILSLLPDRSLAEDVLQETNLVLWRKAADYDPERPFLAWAFGVARHQVMAARRDAGRDRHVFNDQLVEMLADEHSPHDHTSPVQEALEGCLNQLPRQHRELILARYEPGASVQDLARAREKTPGALSVLLLRIRKTLEDCIERKLGPSALS, encoded by the coding sequence ATGACGGAACGCCCGAGAAATCCCGAGGAACGCATGGTCGGCTGGATCGCCAGCCACCAGGCCGCCCTGCATCGCTACATCCTATCCCTGCTGCCGGACCGCAGTCTGGCGGAGGACGTGCTGCAGGAGACCAATCTCGTGCTGTGGCGGAAGGCCGCGGATTACGATCCGGAGCGCCCCTTCCTCGCCTGGGCATTCGGTGTGGCCCGCCATCAGGTGATGGCCGCCCGCCGCGATGCCGGCCGCGACCGGCATGTCTTCAATGACCAGCTCGTGGAGATGCTCGCGGATGAGCATTCGCCGCACGACCACACCAGCCCGGTGCAAGAAGCGCTGGAAGGTTGCCTCAACCAGCTCCCACGCCAGCACCGCGAGCTGATCCTCGCCCGCTACGAACCCGGTGCCTCCGTGCAGGATCTGGCGCGGGCCCGCGAGAAAACTCCCGGCGCTCTGTCCGTGCTGCTGCTCCGCATCCGCAAGACGCTCGAGGACTGCATCGAGCGGAAACTCGGTCCCTCCGCCCTGTCATGA
- a CDS encoding ComF family protein: MPTDPASEPPHGWRALVSRTLDLVYPPSCGLCHAPLAHGRALCGACADSLPRLTEPYCAVCGESFDGVIETSFECPNCTGLDPAFEFARPALRKDLRTMELIHGLKYQKALHLAPELGRLAAESFADPRLAPALAESWPLVPVPLHPARQRERFFNQAAEIARTVSAVTGLPVLPALKRIRKTETQTHFGRTQRLANLKGAFALSRTGTRFASGKPPGAVVIDDVFTTGSTVHECARVLRRGGVQKVIVVTVMRG, from the coding sequence ATGCCGACCGACCCGGCATCTGAGCCGCCGCACGGCTGGCGGGCCTTGGTTTCCCGGACGCTGGATCTGGTCTACCCACCATCCTGTGGACTCTGCCACGCGCCTCTCGCCCACGGTCGTGCGCTCTGCGGAGCTTGCGCGGACAGCCTGCCACGCCTCACCGAACCCTATTGCGCGGTCTGCGGTGAATCGTTCGATGGCGTCATCGAAACCTCCTTCGAATGCCCGAACTGCACCGGGCTCGATCCCGCCTTCGAATTCGCCCGTCCCGCACTCCGGAAAGACCTGCGGACGATGGAGCTGATCCACGGTCTGAAATACCAGAAGGCCCTCCATCTCGCCCCCGAACTGGGCCGCCTCGCCGCCGAATCCTTCGCCGATCCCCGGCTCGCTCCCGCTCTCGCGGAATCCTGGCCGTTGGTGCCGGTGCCGCTCCATCCGGCCCGCCAACGCGAGCGCTTCTTCAACCAAGCCGCGGAAATCGCCCGCACCGTTTCCGCCGTCACGGGTCTGCCAGTCCTGCCAGCCCTCAAGCGCATCCGGAAAACGGAGACCCAGACCCACTTCGGTCGTACCCAACGGCTGGCCAACCTGAAAGGGGCCTTCGCCCTGAGCCGCACCGGCACCCGCTTCGCCTCCGGCAAACCTCCCGGCGCGGTGGTGATCGACGATGTTTTCACCACCGGCTCGACCGTCCACGAATGCGCCCGGGTGCTCCGCCGGGGCGGCGTTCAAAAGGTGATTGTCGTGACCGTGATGCGCGGCTAG
- the accD gene encoding acetyl-CoA carboxylase, carboxyltransferase subunit beta → MGIFKKPSLRSREKRDDMPEGLWTKCPDCGAMIHTLELQQNLHTCPQCGNHFLMDSGDRIALIADADSFEETERDLVSANPLGFAGYEAKTASLRQKTGLNDAVVTGRLTIGGKPAMIAVMDFKYFAGSMGSVVGEKITRAIETAVAEKRGVVIVSASSGARMQEGMLSLMQMAKTCGALARLSEAKLPYISVLTHPTTGGVTASFATIGDINLAEPKCMIGFAGPRVVKETTHQNLPPGFQTAEFMLDHGLIDSIVPRKELRDKLVELLGYMMPE, encoded by the coding sequence ATGGGCATCTTCAAAAAGCCGAGTCTCCGCAGCCGCGAAAAACGCGATGACATGCCCGAGGGCCTCTGGACCAAGTGTCCGGACTGCGGCGCGATGATCCACACGCTGGAACTCCAGCAGAATCTCCACACCTGCCCGCAGTGCGGAAACCATTTCCTGATGGATTCCGGCGACCGCATCGCCCTGATCGCGGACGCGGACAGCTTCGAGGAAACGGAACGCGACCTCGTCTCCGCCAACCCACTCGGCTTCGCGGGCTATGAGGCGAAGACCGCTTCCCTGCGCCAGAAAACCGGTCTCAACGATGCGGTCGTCACCGGTCGCCTCACCATCGGCGGCAAGCCCGCGATGATCGCGGTGATGGATTTCAAATACTTCGCCGGCTCGATGGGTTCGGTGGTCGGGGAAAAGATCACCCGCGCCATCGAGACCGCCGTCGCCGAAAAACGCGGCGTGGTCATCGTCTCCGCCTCCTCCGGTGCCCGCATGCAGGAAGGCATGCTCTCGCTGATGCAGATGGCGAAGACCTGTGGCGCGCTCGCCCGCTTGTCCGAAGCCAAGCTGCCCTATATCTCCGTCCTCACCCACCCGACCACCGGTGGCGTCACCGCGTCCTTCGCGACCATCGGCGACATCAACCTCGCCGAGCCGAAGTGCATGATCGGCTTCGCCGGCCCGCGCGTGGTGAAGGAGACGACCCACCAGAACCTGCCGCCCGGCTTCCAGACCGCCGAGTTCATGCTCGACCACGGTCTGATCGACTCGATCGTCCCGCGCAAGGAACTGCGCGACAAGCTCGTCGAACTGCTGGGTTACATGATGCCGGAGTGA